The Moorella glycerini genomic interval GTCCTCCCAGAAGGAGAAATTTAATGGCTCTTTGTCCCCGGGCTGTTCAATTAATTTCTCCCAGTTTATGGAACGCCCGCTTATCCTGGGCGGCGTACCGGTCTTAAAGCGGCCCATGGCGAGACCCAGGTCCTTTAAACTCGCCGCCAGATCAATGGCCGGGAACTGGCCGTTGGGCCCGCCGGAATAGGCAACATCGCCAATGATAATCCGGCCCCTAAGATAAGTTCCGGTAGTTAAAACAACAGCCCGGCAGTTAAAGAAGGCTCCCGTTCTGGTCAGGACACCCTTTACCCGGCCATTTTCCACCACCAGCCTGGTAACCTCACCCTGCTTGACCTCGAGATTATCCTGCCGTTCCAGGGTAAGGGTCATGAGCTGCTGGTAAAGCTTTTTATCGGCCTGAGCCCGCAAGGCCCTGACTGCCGGGCCTTTGCCGCCGTTGAGGCGCCGGATCTGGATGCGACTGCGGTCGGTATTTAAGCCCATGGCGCCGCCCAGGGCGTCAATCTCCCTTACCAGGTGACCCTTGGCCGGCCCGCCCACCGAAGGGTTGCAGGGCATCATGGCAATACTCTCCAGGCTGATGGTCAGCACCAGGGTACGACAGCCGAGCTTGGCTGCCGCCAGGGCGGCTTCACTGCCAGCATGACCGGCGCCAATGACAATGACATCGTAATTCCCGGCGTTGTACATTTTGTTCACCTTCTTTCTACTTAACTTTCTAACCTGAAAATAACTTTGCTCCAGGCTGGCATTGTTTTTGCTCGCTCCAAACAAATGCCAGCCCGTTATTTTCATCCTTCTGCTGGTGCCGTGTTAGCGGTATCAGGGTCTTGTCATCTATTTACCAATACAGAAGTCGCTAAAGATCCGGTCCAGGAGATCCTCCCGGGCGGTAGCTCCGGTGATTTCGCCCAGGAAATCGCGGGCCGCCCAGAGATCAATTGCGATTAGATCGCCGGGGATACCCTCTTCCCAGGCGGCTATGGCCGCGTTCAGGTGTTCCAGGCATTTTTCCAGGGCGTCCCGGTGGCGGGCCCGGGTGAGTAGGGGATCTCCCCGCCTCCTTACTGCTTTCCCGCCAAGGACGATCTCCTTTACCCTTTGGGCCAGTTCATCCAGGCCCCTGCCTTCCCGGGCGGAAATGGCCACACGGGGGTAAAGGCCGGCAAAAGCCGCAAGCCCGGTTTTCTTTTCGCCTACCAAGTCAACTTTATTGCCTACGACAATCAAGGTTTTACCCGCCACTTCCTCAAGAATACGCTCATCTTCCGGTAAGATTCCGGTACTTAGATCAACGACCATCAGGACCAGGTCGGCTTCCTTTACTGCCTGCCTTGTCCGCGCCACACCGATACTCTCTAGGGTATCGGCCGTTTCCCTTAAACCCGCAGTATCGATAAGGCGACAGGCAAAACCACCCAGCAGCAAAGTTTCTTCTATGGTATCCCTGGTGGTACCCGGAATCTGGCTGACAATAGCCCTTTCCTGGCGCAGAAGTGCATTTAACAGGCTGGACTTGCCGACGTTGGGCCGCCCGACAATGGCAATTTTCAGGCCTTCATTAAGGAGTCGCCCTTCTTCCCAGGTGGCCAGTAGTTTTTTTACCTCTTCCCGGGCCTGGCGCAGCTTATCCAGCTCGCCAGCACTTACTTCGCCAACCTCTTCGGGAAAATCCAGACTGGCTTCAATGGCTGCCAGCACGCCGGTAAGAAGATCGTTTATCTCCGTTATTTTTTGAGACAGTTTACCCTGCAGTTGGCCCACGGCAGCTGCCAGTCCCTGGCTGCTCCTGGCCCGGATGACATCCAGCACTGCCTCAGCCTGGGCCAGGTCCAGGCGCCCGTTTAAAAAGGCGCGCCTGGTAAATTCTCCCGGCTCGGCCAGCCTGGCACCGTGGCGTAAAGCCAGTTGTAAAACCCTGGCTACCGCCAGGGGACCACCATGGCAGTTGATTTCCACTACATCTTCGGCCGTATAGCTGCGGGGAGCCCGCATAATGCAGGCCAGGACCTCATCAACGGTTTCCCCCGTCGCGGGATCGACAATCACTCCCAGGCGCAAGGTATGGCTGCGGCTGGCAGCAAAATCCGGTCCCCGGCGGGGCTGAAATATTTTACTGGCGATGGCTACAGCTTCACTGCCGCTCAGGCGAACTATGCCGATGCCGCCTTCACCCGGCGGTGTGGCTACTGCGGCTATGGTGTCGGCCAGCATAGCCTGCCCTCCCCACATAATAAAACCCAGCAATACTGAAGGTATCACTGGGCCATAGCAACATACCAGGTAATTTTATTTTAGCGTAAAAATGTTAATGACGCAAGGCAATAACAACCTTACGGTTTGGTTCCTGCCCTTCACTGAAGGTCAAGATCTCATTGTCGTTTTGTAAAGCAGTATGGATAACGCGCCTCTCCTGGGGGTTCATGGGTTCCAGGACGACCCTTTTCCCGGTTGCTTTTACCCGGGCCGACAAACGGCGGGCGAGATTGATTAAAGTTTGCTCCCGGCGCTTGCGGTAGCCCTCTACATCCAGGACGATCTTGACTTTGTTCTTTAATACCCGGTTTACGGCCAGGTTGCATAAATACTGCAGGGCGTCCAGGTTGTCGCCCCGCCGGCCAATTAAGATACCCAGGTCTTTGCCGTGAAAACTGACAAAATAATATCCTTCCCGCTGCCGGATTTCGATGCCGGCTGTTACATGCATGGCTTTTAATACCTTGGTTAAAAAGTCGTTAATTACTTCTTCGGGGCTATCGGGCAGGACAACCTTTACCCGCGCCTGGCGCGAGCCCAGTAAACCTAAAAAACCCTTACTGCCTTCTTCTAAAATATAAATTTCTACCTCTTCCCTTTTGGCCCCCAAACTTTTCAGCGCTGCCTCAATGGCTTCCTCAACAGTCTTGCCGCTGGTTTCAATCTCCTTCATTTGGCGCTGATTTCCTCCTTCACCAGGTGCGGCTTCCGGCGTACCAGCCACTGTTCTAAAATGCCCATTAAACTAAAGGTTACCCAGTAGAGAGATAGGCCGGCCGAAAAGCTCCGGCTCATCCAGCCAATTACCAGTGGCATGACTATAAGCATCGTCCTCTGGGTCTGGTCTTGATTGCCGCCGACCATACTTACTTTTTGCTGGAAAAAAGTACCCAGAGCAACTAAGATAGGTAAGATATAGGGATCCGGTTGCCCTAAATTGCTGACCCATAAAAAGTTGGCGTGGGCCAGTTCCACATAGGCCGGGTGGTGAACGGGATCAAAGAAGGTACGCAGGGCACTGAATAAAGCAAAAAGAACGGGCATTTGCACCAGTAGAGGTAAACATCCCCCCAGGGGATTGACGCCTTCCTTCTGGTACAGTTCCATCATGGCCTGCTGGGCCTTTTGCGGGTTGCTCTTATACTTTTTTTGCAATTCCTGGATCTTGGGTTGAATTTCTTGCATCCGTTTCATGGAGCGCAGTTGCCTGTAGGTTAAAGGGAAAAGGATTACCTTAACGAGAATGGTAAACAAAATTATAGCCAGGCCATAATTGGGTATCCCCATCGTCCTGGTAATATTATATAAAAATTGTATTGATTGTGACAGGAAATCAACTAATATATTCAACTAG includes:
- the mnmE gene encoding tRNA uridine-5-carboxymethylaminomethyl(34) synthesis GTPase MnmE is translated as MLADTIAAVATPPGEGGIGIVRLSGSEAVAIASKIFQPRRGPDFAASRSHTLRLGVIVDPATGETVDEVLACIMRAPRSYTAEDVVEINCHGGPLAVARVLQLALRHGARLAEPGEFTRRAFLNGRLDLAQAEAVLDVIRARSSQGLAAAVGQLQGKLSQKITEINDLLTGVLAAIEASLDFPEEVGEVSAGELDKLRQAREEVKKLLATWEEGRLLNEGLKIAIVGRPNVGKSSLLNALLRQERAIVSQIPGTTRDTIEETLLLGGFACRLIDTAGLRETADTLESIGVARTRQAVKEADLVLMVVDLSTGILPEDERILEEVAGKTLIVVGNKVDLVGEKKTGLAAFAGLYPRVAISAREGRGLDELAQRVKEIVLGGKAVRRRGDPLLTRARHRDALEKCLEHLNAAIAAWEEGIPGDLIAIDLWAARDFLGEITGATAREDLLDRIFSDFCIGK
- the jag gene encoding RNA-binding cell elongation regulator Jag/EloR; this encodes MKEIETSGKTVEEAIEAALKSLGAKREEVEIYILEEGSKGFLGLLGSRQARVKVVLPDSPEEVINDFLTKVLKAMHVTAGIEIRQREGYYFVSFHGKDLGILIGRRGDNLDALQYLCNLAVNRVLKNKVKIVLDVEGYRKRREQTLINLARRLSARVKATGKRVVLEPMNPQERRVIHTALQNDNEILTFSEGQEPNRKVVIALRH
- a CDS encoding YidC/Oxa1 family membrane protein insertase; the encoded protein is MNILVDFLSQSIQFLYNITRTMGIPNYGLAIILFTILVKVILFPLTYRQLRSMKRMQEIQPKIQELQKKYKSNPQKAQQAMMELYQKEGVNPLGGCLPLLVQMPVLFALFSALRTFFDPVHHPAYVELAHANFLWVSNLGQPDPYILPILVALGTFFQQKVSMVGGNQDQTQRTMLIVMPLVIGWMSRSFSAGLSLYWVTFSLMGILEQWLVRRKPHLVKEEISAK